The stretch of DNA ATCAATGGTTTTGCACACACGAACCTACTAATGATTCTAGCGAGGGGAAGCAATAGCATTCTCTTGCTGGGAATGCCGTCTGAATTTTTTCTATAGAAAAAGCGGCATTCACAGCCACCATAGTTGCTTGCACCCCAGATAATGCTTGAAGTCCTTTCAAACTATCTTCAAATCCGATAACCCGTTCTCCATTCCTTACAAAACGCTGCCAAGCCAATAGATAACTATCCGAAGCCGGCTTAGGACAAGCATAGTTCTCTCGGGTTATCCAGAATTGCATACATTCTAAAATGGGCAATTTTTCTCGAATGCGTAAAGTAGCCTCTTTAGAAGAGTTCGTCACAACACCGAAACGCTTCCCCTTTAATAAAGGCAGTAACATTTCCACGCCAGGCATAAGCTGCACTGGCTCTCTTAATAAAAGACTTTGGTAACAACGGTCTCTATCCCCAAAATAGCGAGGGAAAAAAGCGCGTGTCTGAGGGAAAAGCTCTATAAAAGCTTTTTGAAACCTCTCTCTTCCAAGCATAGCTAAAGAATAATATTGGCTAAAAGATAACGTAATGGGGACTCGATAGTTCTGCCAAGTCTCTAAACATGCTTGATAAAATAAAGGTTCTGTGTCGATTAATAACCCATCTAAATCGAAAAAATA from Chlamydia suis encodes:
- a CDS encoding HAD family hydrolase, whose product is MHIDAYDVYFFDLDGLLIDTEPLFYQACLETWQNYRVPITLSFSQYYSLAMLGRERFQKAFIELFPQTRAFFPRYFGDRDRCYQSLLLREPVQLMPGVEMLLPLLKGKRFGVVTNSSKEATLRIREKLPILECMQFWITRENYACPKPASDSYLLAWQRFVRNGERVIGFEDSLKGLQALSGVQATMVAVNAAFSIEKIQTAFPARECYCFPSLESLVGSCVQNH